A single Nicotiana tabacum cultivar K326 chromosome 5, ASM71507v2, whole genome shotgun sequence DNA region contains:
- the LOC107827620 gene encoding mitochondrial carnitine/acylcarnitine carrier-like protein, with translation MGDVAKDLTAGTVGGAAQLIVGHPFDTIKVKLQSQPTPLPGQLPKYSGAVDAVRQTVAAEGARGLFKGMGAPLATVAAFNAVLFTVRGQTEAFLRSEPGAPLTVNQQIVCGAVAGTAVSFLACPTELIKCRLQAQSVMASAGSAAVAVKYAGPMDVARHVLRSEGGVGGLFKGLFPTMAREIPGNAAMFGMYEALKQYFAGGTDTSGLGRGSLIVAGGLAGGSFWISVYPTDVIKSVIQVDDYKNPKFSGFFDAFKKILAAEGVKGLYKGFGPAMGRSVPANAACFLAYEMVRSSLG, from the exons ATGGGTGACGTAGCCAAGGATTTAACAGCTGGGACTGTAGGTGGAGCAGCACAATTGATTGTTGGTCACCCTTTTGATACCATCAAGGTCAAGCTTCAAAGCCAGCCTACTCCACTTCCAGGGCAGCTTCCTAAATACTCGGGTGCCGTAGATGCTGTTCGGCAAACAGTAGCTGCAGAAGGTGCTAGGGGGCTGTTCAAAGGCATGGGGGCCCCACTTGCCACTGTTGCAGCCTTTAATGCTGTGCTCTTCACAGTGAGAGGTCAAACCGAGGCATTCTTGAGGTCTGAACCTGGAGCGCCTCTTACTGTGAACCAGCAAATCGTTTGCGGGGCTGTTGCTGGAACTGCTGTGTCTTTTCTTGCTTGCCCAACTGAACTTATAAAATGCAG ATTGCAAGCCCAGAGTGTAATGGCAAGTGCAGGCTCAGCTGCTGTGGCAGTGAAATATGCAGGACCAATGGATGTGGCAAGACACGTACTTCGATCTGAaggaggtgttgggggtctcttTAAGGGCTTGTTCCCCACCATGGCACGTGAAATACCTGGAAATGCTGCTATGTTTGGTATGTACGAAGCACTAAAGCAGTACTTTGCAGGAGGCACAGACACTTCAGGGTTAGGAAGAGGTTCTCTTATTGTAGCCGGAGGCTTGGCTGGCGGTTCCTTCTGGATTTCCGTGTATCCAACAGATGTCATCAAGAGTGTAATCCAGGTCGACGATTATAAAAACCCGAAGTTTTCTGGCTTTTTTGATGCGTTCAAAAAGATCTTGGCAGCAGAGGGAGTCAAAGGACTTTACAAGGGATTTGGACCTGCTATGGGACGTAGCGTCCCTGCAAATGCTGCATGTTTCTTAGCATATGAGATGGTTAGGTCTAGTTTGGGATAA